A genomic window from Streptomyces broussonetiae includes:
- a CDS encoding MFS transporter — translation MSVSQGHPQRWLILGVICLAQLTVLLDNTVLNVAIPSLTRELHAATSDIQWMINAYSLVQSGLLLTAGSAADRYGRKKMLMAGLALFGIGSLAAGLSGTTGQLIAARAGMGIGGALLLTTTLAVAMQIFTPEEQPKAIGIWSAVNALGFGGGPLVGGFVLNHFRWGAIFLINIPVAVLALVAVVVLVPESKSPGGDRPDLLGAVLSTIGMAALVFAIISGPEHGWTSPRVLGTAGAAVLVLGAFARWEGRVAEPMLDLHFFRNRQFTGAVAGALLLMFGMGGAMFLLTQHLQFVLGYGPLEAGLRTAPLAVTVVLLNFTGLSAKLSARLGTPVSVALGMALMAAGLVAIAEVDSGGYAGTLLGLVLIGMGAAVANPAMAHAVMSAIPAEKAGVGAGINGTLAEFGNGLGVAVLGAVLSSSVASGKTLSTALGAGQLVGAVAVLAGGFLTAALLRRAERVGA, via the coding sequence ATGTCTGTATCCCAGGGACACCCCCAGCGCTGGCTGATCCTCGGCGTCATCTGCCTGGCCCAGCTCACCGTGCTGCTCGACAACACCGTCCTGAACGTGGCCATCCCCTCGCTCACCCGCGAACTGCACGCCGCCACCTCGGACATCCAATGGATGATCAACGCGTACTCCCTGGTGCAGTCCGGGCTGCTGCTCACCGCGGGCAGCGCCGCCGACCGCTACGGCCGTAAGAAGATGCTGATGGCCGGGCTCGCCCTGTTCGGCATCGGCTCGCTGGCGGCCGGACTCTCAGGAACCACCGGCCAGTTGATCGCTGCCCGGGCCGGCATGGGCATAGGCGGTGCGCTGCTGCTGACCACCACGCTGGCCGTGGCCATGCAGATCTTCACGCCCGAGGAGCAGCCGAAGGCGATCGGCATCTGGAGCGCGGTCAACGCGCTCGGCTTCGGCGGCGGTCCGCTCGTCGGCGGCTTCGTACTGAACCACTTCCGGTGGGGCGCGATCTTCCTGATCAACATCCCGGTCGCGGTGCTGGCCCTGGTCGCGGTGGTGGTGCTCGTACCGGAGTCGAAGAGCCCTGGCGGCGACCGCCCCGACCTGCTCGGCGCGGTGCTGTCGACCATCGGTATGGCCGCGTTGGTCTTCGCGATCATCTCCGGCCCGGAGCACGGCTGGACCTCTCCCCGCGTGCTCGGTACGGCCGGCGCGGCGGTGCTCGTGCTCGGGGCCTTCGCCCGGTGGGAGGGCAGGGTCGCCGAGCCGATGCTCGACCTGCACTTCTTCAGGAACCGGCAGTTCACGGGCGCGGTCGCCGGGGCCCTGCTGCTCATGTTCGGCATGGGCGGGGCGATGTTCCTGCTGACGCAGCATCTGCAGTTCGTGCTCGGGTACGGGCCGTTGGAGGCGGGGCTGCGGACCGCTCCGCTGGCGGTGACGGTGGTGCTGCTCAACTTCACCGGGTTGTCGGCGAAGTTGTCCGCCCGGCTGGGCACGCCCGTGTCCGTCGCGCTCGGGATGGCGCTGATGGCGGCCGGGCTCGTGGCGATCGCGGAGGTGGACTCCGGCGGGTATGCCGGGACCCTGCTGGGGCTGGTGCTGATCGGCATGGGGGCCGCGGTCGCCAACCCGGCGATGGCGCACGCCGTCATGAGCGCGATCCCTGCGGAGAAGGCCGGGGTGGGGGCCGGGATCAACGGAACGTTGGCAGAGTTCGGCAACGGTCTTGGTGTTGCCGTCCTGGGTGCTGTGCTCAGCTCTTCCGTGGCGTCGGGAAAGACGCTGTCCACCGCTCTGGGCGCCGGTCAGTTGGTGGGAGCCGTTGCCGTGCTGGCCGGGGGGTTCCTCACGGCGGCGCTGTTGCGACGGGCGGAGCGGGTGGGCGCCTAG
- a CDS encoding sensor histidine kinase, translating into MSGRRRPRPQARQKRRAGQPRTLRTRLVVASVMLIAVVCAVIGTVTTLALRSHLYDQLDGKVRDIGQRAVGHPQVPGGGANLGGPGGPGSSPGENATPGEKVVNLLTKGPTQAKTIAAYVQNGSIVRAAVSEQQNYTTGLFKQMKADGLSTAQQNVLNSVAKDGKPHTVEIPGLGDYRIRYVTGRDGSDAFYVALPTQDVDENIDALILIEVSVTVAGLAAAGIAGYVLVGVATRPLRKVANTATRVSELPLHTGEVNLSERVPESECDPHTEVGQVGAALNRMLDHVHGALHARQQSETRVRQFVADASHELRTPLASIRGYAELTRRGREQVGPDTRHALGRIESEAGRMTLLVEDLLLLARLDAGRPLQFEQTDLIPLVVDTVSDSRAAGMDHNWRLDLPDEPALVSADAARVQQVLVNLIGNARKHTPPGTTVTARVQRRGSWMCVDVEDNGQGIDAELLPHVFERFARGDSARSRSTGSTGLGLAIVQAVAAAHGGAVTVDSMPGRTVFTVHLPALVPAVPRPAAETGRPSHSQAQHSATTWVRQGA; encoded by the coding sequence ATGAGCGGACGACGACGGCCGCGTCCGCAAGCGCGACAGAAGCGACGAGCTGGACAGCCGCGCACCCTGCGGACGCGGCTCGTCGTCGCGTCGGTGATGCTGATCGCCGTGGTCTGTGCGGTGATCGGCACGGTCACCACGCTCGCGCTGCGCTCGCACCTGTACGACCAGCTGGACGGCAAGGTGAGAGACATCGGCCAGCGCGCCGTCGGCCACCCGCAGGTTCCGGGCGGCGGTGCGAACCTGGGCGGCCCGGGCGGCCCGGGGTCCTCCCCGGGGGAGAACGCCACACCGGGCGAGAAGGTCGTCAACCTGCTCACCAAGGGCCCGACACAGGCGAAGACGATCGCCGCGTACGTGCAGAACGGCTCGATCGTCCGGGCGGCCGTCTCGGAGCAGCAGAACTACACCACCGGCCTCTTCAAGCAGATGAAGGCCGACGGCCTGAGCACGGCGCAGCAGAACGTCCTGAACTCGGTGGCCAAGGACGGCAAGCCGCACACCGTGGAGATCCCCGGGCTCGGGGACTACCGCATCAGGTACGTGACCGGCCGGGACGGCAGTGACGCCTTCTACGTCGCCCTGCCGACCCAGGACGTCGACGAGAACATCGACGCCCTGATCCTGATCGAGGTCAGCGTCACCGTGGCCGGTCTCGCGGCCGCCGGTATCGCCGGATACGTGCTCGTCGGCGTCGCCACCCGCCCGCTGCGCAAGGTCGCCAACACCGCCACCCGGGTCTCCGAACTCCCCTTGCACACCGGCGAGGTGAACCTCAGCGAGCGGGTCCCGGAGTCCGAGTGCGATCCGCACACCGAGGTCGGCCAGGTCGGCGCCGCGCTCAACCGCATGCTCGACCACGTCCATGGCGCCCTGCACGCCCGCCAGCAGAGCGAGACGCGGGTGCGGCAGTTCGTCGCCGACGCCAGCCATGAGCTGCGCACGCCGCTCGCCTCCATCCGTGGGTACGCCGAACTCACCCGCCGCGGGCGCGAGCAGGTCGGGCCCGACACCCGGCACGCGCTCGGGCGCATCGAGTCCGAGGCGGGCCGGATGACCCTCCTGGTCGAGGATCTCCTCCTGCTCGCCCGCCTCGACGCCGGACGGCCGCTGCAGTTCGAGCAGACCGATCTCATCCCGCTCGTCGTCGACACCGTCAGCGACTCCCGCGCGGCCGGCATGGACCACAACTGGCGGCTCGACCTGCCCGACGAGCCGGCGCTCGTGTCCGCCGACGCGGCCCGCGTCCAGCAGGTGCTCGTCAACCTGATCGGCAACGCCCGCAAGCACACCCCGCCCGGTACGACCGTGACGGCGCGCGTGCAGCGGCGCGGGTCGTGGATGTGCGTGGACGTCGAGGACAACGGGCAGGGGATTGACGCCGAGTTGCTGCCGCACGTCTTCGAGCGGTTCGCGCGCGGTGACTCGGCGCGCTCGCGGTCCACCGGGTCCACCGGGCTCGGGCTCGCCATCGTGCAGGCCGTCGCGGCGGCACACGGCGGCGCGGTGACCGTCGACAGCATGCCGGGGCGGACGGTGTTCACCGTGCATCTGCCGGCGCTCGTCCCGGCCGTGCCCCGGCCTGCCGCCGAAACCGGCCGGCCATCGCACTCACAGGCCCAGCACAGTGCCACCACATGGGTGCGACAGGGGGCTTGA
- a CDS encoding antibiotic biosynthesis monooxygenase family protein, translated as MSDHPDTTVGPTPAHEPPYYAVVFTSVRRPDEDADDYRRTAARLSRLVRDIPGFLGEDFAHSPAPGGLAISVAYFRDLEGIRRWRDHPEHLDAKRRGRERWYERYVIHIARVEHSHAFGGPA; from the coding sequence ATGAGCGATCACCCGGACACCACTGTCGGTCCCACTCCCGCGCACGAACCCCCTTACTACGCCGTCGTGTTCACCTCCGTACGCCGTCCCGACGAGGACGCGGACGACTACCGGCGGACCGCCGCCCGGCTCTCCCGGCTCGTCCGGGACATCCCCGGCTTCCTCGGGGAGGACTTCGCCCACAGCCCGGCCCCCGGCGGACTCGCCATCTCCGTCGCCTACTTCCGGGATCTCGAGGGGATCCGGCGCTGGCGGGACCATCCCGAGCACCTCGACGCCAAGCGGCGCGGGCGGGAGCGGTGGTACGAGCGGTACGTGATCCACATCGCGCGGGTCGAGCACAGTCACGCCTTCGGCGGCCCGGCGTGA
- a CDS encoding YceI family protein: MGLTAKIRTRDGWAVSHAVVTVTDMTGTQVLRAEADTEGTVRDTTELVPGAYTVIVTAVGYAPAASSAIVTASGRAEVGTVTLARQGGTELPPPGPWTIDPVHSSVAAVAQHLGISSVHGRFTEFGGTIEIAPDDVTKSRVEAVIKAASIDTGNAMRDTHLKSGDFLDVEQHPEITYRSTGVTVAGSDRWTVHGELSMHGVVRPVDLDLAYLGTGADPWGGTRAAFRATAELRREDFAMNYNQVLQAGIAAIGTTLKVDLDIQAVQGDSLPQA; this comes from the coding sequence ATGGGACTGACCGCGAAGATCCGCACGCGTGACGGGTGGGCCGTGTCGCACGCGGTCGTCACGGTGACCGACATGACCGGTACGCAGGTGCTGCGCGCCGAGGCGGATACCGAGGGGACGGTACGGGACACCACCGAGCTGGTGCCGGGGGCGTACACGGTGATCGTGACGGCGGTCGGGTACGCGCCCGCCGCCTCCAGCGCGATCGTCACCGCGAGCGGCCGGGCCGAGGTCGGCACGGTCACACTGGCCCGGCAGGGCGGCACCGAGCTGCCGCCGCCCGGGCCCTGGACGATCGACCCGGTGCACTCCTCCGTGGCCGCGGTCGCCCAGCACCTGGGCATCTCCAGCGTGCACGGCCGGTTCACGGAGTTCGGCGGCACGATCGAGATCGCACCTGACGACGTCACCAAGTCCCGGGTGGAGGCGGTGATCAAGGCCGCGTCCATCGACACGGGCAACGCGATGCGCGACACGCATCTGAAGTCCGGGGACTTCCTCGACGTCGAGCAGCACCCGGAGATCACGTACCGCTCCACCGGTGTGACGGTGGCCGGCTCGGACCGCTGGACGGTCCACGGCGAGCTGTCGATGCACGGTGTCGTACGGCCGGTCGACCTGGACCTGGCGTACCTCGGCACCGGCGCGGACCCCTGGGGCGGCACGCGCGCCGCGTTCCGCGCGACCGCGGAACTGCGCCGCGAGGACTTCGCGATGAACTACAACCAGGTTCTGCAGGCCGGTATCGCGGCGATCGGTACGACGCTGAAGGTGGATCTGGACATCCAGGCGGTACAGGGCGACTCGCTGCCCCAGGCGTAG
- a CDS encoding PPOX class F420-dependent oxidoreductase, with product MAPNIATNTRVSLDELLDFVRPRHRALLLTRRSDGGPQASPLTCGVDDAGRIVVSTYPERAKTRNAKRDPRVALVVLSDEWNGPWVQIDGTAEVIDTPDSVEPLVEYYRNIAGEHPDWDEYRAAMVKQGKSIIRVTPQRWGPIATGGFPARLVSEE from the coding sequence ATGGCACCGAACATCGCTACCAACACCCGTGTATCGCTGGACGAGCTGCTGGACTTCGTACGGCCCCGGCACCGGGCCCTGCTGCTGACCCGCCGCTCCGACGGCGGGCCGCAGGCCTCTCCGCTGACCTGTGGAGTCGACGACGCGGGCCGGATCGTCGTCTCCACCTACCCCGAGCGCGCCAAGACCCGCAACGCCAAGCGCGACCCGCGGGTCGCCCTGGTCGTCCTGAGCGACGAGTGGAACGGCCCCTGGGTCCAGATCGACGGCACGGCCGAGGTCATCGACACCCCGGACTCCGTGGAACCGCTCGTCGAGTACTACCGCAACATCGCCGGCGAACACCCCGACTGGGACGAGTACCGCGCGGCGATGGTCAAGCAGGGCAAATCGATCATCCGGGTGACCCCGCAGCGCTGGGGACCCATCGCCACCGGGGGCTTCCCGGCCCGGCTGGTGTCCGAGGAGTGA
- a CDS encoding bifunctional glycosyltransferase family 2/GtrA family protein — protein MRTDSSPGTLPAREHLPAADAGTPVLDVVIPVYNEEKDLQPCVRRLHEHLERTFPYAFRITVADNASTDTTPQVAARLEADIPEVTNFRLEQKGRGRALRTVWSASDAPILAYMDVDLSTDLNALLPLVAPLISGHSDLAIGSRLARSSRVVRGPKREFISRAYNLILRGSLQARFSDAQCGFKAIRRDVAQVLLPLVEDTGWFFDTEMLVLAERAGLRIHEVPVDWVDDPDSTVHIVRTATDDLRGVWRVGTALATGSLPLDRLTRPFGDDPRDRDLTNVPKGLARQLVGFCVVGGLSTLFYLVLYSLFRQFSGSQVANALALLVSAVANTAANRRLTFGVRGRGGAVRHQAQGLVVFGIGLALTSGSLAALNAASNNPAHSTELAVLIAANLAATVLRFLLFRAWVFPDRDEPDSGSTVLAAHTPPPAGAAHPSSPTYSTGATAPYGTGAAYGAPGPHTPLPHRPVPQTQRTPPYPTSPTTPTTQVRTGEAVDGTWRDATMQLQPVRPHDTDPRDLR, from the coding sequence ATGCGAACCGACTCTTCTCCCGGCACTCTGCCGGCGCGGGAGCACCTCCCGGCCGCAGACGCCGGTACGCCTGTCCTGGACGTAGTGATCCCCGTCTACAACGAGGAGAAGGACCTCCAGCCGTGCGTCCGCAGACTGCACGAGCACCTCGAGCGCACCTTCCCGTACGCGTTCCGCATCACCGTCGCGGACAACGCGTCCACGGACACCACCCCCCAGGTGGCGGCGCGGCTGGAGGCGGACATCCCCGAGGTCACCAACTTCCGCCTGGAGCAGAAGGGCCGCGGCCGGGCCCTGCGGACGGTGTGGTCCGCGTCCGACGCGCCGATCCTCGCCTACATGGACGTCGATCTGTCCACCGACCTCAACGCCCTGCTGCCGCTGGTGGCGCCGCTGATCTCCGGGCACTCCGACCTCGCGATCGGCTCCCGGCTCGCCCGCAGCTCGCGCGTGGTGCGCGGTCCCAAGCGGGAGTTCATCAGCCGCGCCTACAACCTGATCCTGCGCGGCTCGCTCCAGGCCCGCTTCTCGGACGCGCAGTGCGGCTTCAAGGCGATCCGGCGCGATGTGGCGCAGGTGCTGCTGCCGCTGGTGGAGGACACCGGCTGGTTCTTCGACACCGAGATGCTGGTGCTCGCCGAGCGGGCCGGCCTCAGGATCCACGAGGTGCCGGTGGACTGGGTCGACGACCCGGACTCCACCGTGCACATCGTGAGGACCGCGACCGACGACCTCAGGGGCGTCTGGCGGGTCGGCACGGCGCTGGCCACCGGTTCGCTGCCGCTGGACCGCCTCACCCGGCCCTTCGGTGACGACCCGCGCGACCGCGATCTGACCAACGTGCCCAAGGGACTTGCCCGTCAGCTCGTCGGATTCTGCGTGGTCGGCGGCCTGTCCACCCTGTTCTACCTGGTGCTCTACAGCCTCTTCCGGCAGTTCTCCGGCTCCCAGGTCGCCAACGCGCTCGCGCTGCTGGTCTCGGCGGTCGCCAACACGGCCGCCAACCGCCGGCTCACCTTCGGGGTGCGCGGCCGGGGCGGTGCCGTACGGCACCAGGCGCAGGGCCTGGTGGTCTTCGGCATCGGTCTCGCCCTGACCAGCGGCTCGCTGGCCGCCCTGAACGCGGCCAGCAACAACCCGGCGCACTCCACGGAACTGGCGGTGCTCATCGCCGCCAACCTCGCCGCGACCGTGCTGCGCTTCCTGCTCTTCCGCGCCTGGGTCTTCCCGGACCGCGACGAGCCCGACAGCGGCTCGACGGTTCTCGCCGCGCACACCCCGCCCCCGGCCGGCGCCGCGCATCCGTCCTCGCCGACGTACAGCACGGGCGCTACCGCGCCGTACGGCACGGGCGCTGCGTACGGCGCGCCGGGCCCGCACACCCCGCTGCCGCACCGTCCGGTGCCGCAGACCCAGCGGACCCCGCCGTACCCGACCAGCCCGACCACCCCGACCACCCAGGTCCGCACCGGTGAAGCCGTGGACGGCACCTGGAGGGACGCCACCATGCAGTTGCAGCCGGTGCGCCCTCACGACACCGATCCGAGGGACTTGCGATGA
- a CDS encoding response regulator transcription factor, producing MTTTSPQGRTELLRPDGSPVRVLVVDDELSITELLSMALRYEGWQIRSAGDGQGAVQTAREFRPDAVILDMMLPDMDGLAVLGRLRRELPEVPVLFLTAKDAVEDRIAGLTAGGDDYVTKPFSLEEVVARLRGLIRRSGAADRRSDSVLVVGDLTLDEDSHEVSRAGDNIHLTATEFELLRFLMRNPRRVLSKAQILDRVWSYDFGGQANVVELYISYLRRKIDAGREPMIHTRRGAGYLIKPAV from the coding sequence ATGACCACGACCTCGCCCCAGGGGCGCACCGAACTGCTGAGGCCGGACGGGAGCCCCGTCCGCGTGCTTGTGGTGGACGACGAGCTGTCGATCACCGAACTGCTGAGCATGGCCCTTCGGTACGAGGGCTGGCAGATCAGGAGTGCGGGAGACGGGCAGGGAGCCGTCCAGACCGCCCGGGAGTTCCGGCCCGACGCCGTCATCCTGGACATGATGCTGCCGGACATGGACGGGCTCGCCGTCCTCGGCCGGCTGCGGCGGGAACTGCCCGAGGTGCCCGTGCTGTTCCTGACCGCCAAGGACGCGGTCGAGGACCGTATCGCCGGGCTCACCGCGGGCGGGGACGACTACGTCACCAAGCCGTTCAGCCTCGAGGAGGTCGTGGCGCGGCTGCGCGGGCTCATCCGCAGGTCCGGGGCCGCCGACCGGCGGTCCGACTCCGTGCTCGTCGTCGGGGACCTGACCCTCGACGAGGACAGCCACGAGGTCTCGCGGGCCGGGGACAACATCCACCTCACCGCCACCGAGTTCGAGCTGCTGCGCTTCCTCATGCGCAACCCGCGGCGCGTGCTCAGCAAGGCGCAGATCCTGGACCGCGTGTGGTCGTACGACTTCGGCGGGCAGGCCAACGTGGTCGAGCTGTACATCTCCTATCTGCGGCGGAAGATCGACGCCGGGCGCGAGCCGATGATCCACACGCGGCGCGGGGCCGGTTATCTGATCAAACCCGCCGTGTGA
- a CDS encoding TetR/AcrR family transcriptional regulator, translating to MVKEAGRSARGSVWLEAKAPRGGRSAAQPSGLDRERITSVSVRLLDAEGLAKLSMRRLAAELNVTAMSLYWYVDTKDDLLELALDAVFGELRLPDPDAEGEDWRGQLRGLATEYRALLVRHTWLSPLAGRYLNIGPNALAFSRVVQRVVRRAGLPAHGVMGAISAVFQFVYGYGTYEAHFSARIADTGLSADEYHQRALAMVAEAPQTAEAVEESRDIVAARGGDTVAEMLDRDFTYALDLLVAGIEAMVERG from the coding sequence GTGGTGAAGGAAGCAGGGCGGTCGGCGAGGGGCAGCGTGTGGCTGGAGGCGAAGGCCCCCCGTGGCGGACGCAGTGCCGCCCAGCCCTCAGGGCTCGACCGGGAGCGGATCACCTCGGTGTCCGTGCGGCTGCTCGACGCCGAGGGGCTGGCGAAGTTGTCCATGCGGCGGCTGGCCGCGGAGCTGAACGTCACCGCGATGTCCCTGTACTGGTACGTCGACACCAAGGACGACCTGCTCGAACTCGCCCTGGACGCCGTCTTCGGCGAGTTGCGGCTGCCCGACCCGGACGCCGAGGGCGAGGACTGGCGCGGGCAGTTGCGGGGGCTGGCCACCGAGTACCGGGCGCTGCTGGTGCGCCACACCTGGCTGTCGCCGCTCGCCGGGCGCTATCTCAACATCGGCCCGAACGCGCTGGCGTTCTCCCGCGTGGTCCAGCGGGTGGTCCGCCGGGCGGGGCTGCCCGCGCACGGGGTCATGGGGGCGATCTCGGCGGTCTTCCAGTTCGTCTACGGCTACGGCACGTACGAGGCGCACTTCTCCGCCCGGATCGCGGACACCGGGCTGAGCGCCGACGAGTATCACCAGCGGGCCCTGGCCATGGTGGCCGAGGCCCCGCAGACCGCCGAGGCCGTGGAGGAGTCCAGGGACATCGTGGCGGCCCGCGGCGGGGACACGGTCGCCGAAATGCTGGACCGCGACTTCACCTACGCCCTGGACCTGCTGGTGGCGGGCATCGAGGCGATGGTGGAACGCGGCTGA
- a CDS encoding ArnT family glycosyltransferase, producing the protein MTTRYDASAAQAGGTATWGPPPTAPAAPHPHRAGGEPGQPFPRRLWRGRPEDPRWARPAFLGLLAATLVLHLYNLSASGYANSFYSAAVQAGSKSWKAFFFGSLDAGNAITVDKPSAFLWPMELSVRIFGLNSWAILTPQVLMGVGTVAVVHAGVRRRFSPVAGLVAGAVLALTPVAALMFRFNNPDAMLALLMALACYFVVRAVADGRTKWLVWAGSVIGFAFLAKTLQAFLILPPLAIVYAVCAPVPVRKRFGQLAAATLALVLAGGWWVAVVELWPASSRPYIGGSQHNSFLELTFGYNGLGRINGDETGSVGGGGGAGGSGRWGSTGWDRMFGSEIGSQISWLLPAALVLLVAGLVATRKLQRTSVTRASFLVWGGSLLITMVVFSYMAGIFHQYYTVALAPYLAAVIGMGAGLLWERRQELWASITLAASVVAATAWGYVLLNRTSTYLPWLKWLVLTGGLAAALGLVFAGRISRQPALGAAAVGLVAALAGPTAYTLSTVNSAHTGSIPTAGPAGASMMGFGGGPGGGKGGVRGGFGGAVPGQNQQGQGRKGNGNGFPGGGFGGGVPGGRNQRNGNGSTQGQGQGGQGRGRMGNGFPGAGRTGEGGMRGGGGLGGLLDGANVSSAAKKLLEKDASKYTWAAASIGAQNAASYQLATGRPVMAIGGFNGTDPSPTAAQFQKYVADGKVHYFIAGGGFGAGGASSSDGTASQISSWVQKNFKKVTVGSATFYDLTRKKSG; encoded by the coding sequence ATGACCACCCGGTACGACGCGTCGGCCGCACAGGCCGGCGGTACGGCGACGTGGGGTCCGCCCCCGACCGCTCCTGCGGCCCCGCACCCGCACCGGGCGGGCGGTGAGCCCGGGCAGCCGTTCCCGCGCAGACTGTGGCGCGGCCGGCCCGAGGACCCGCGCTGGGCGCGCCCGGCCTTCCTCGGCCTGCTGGCCGCCACCCTCGTCCTCCATCTGTACAACCTGAGTGCCTCCGGTTACGCCAACTCCTTCTACTCGGCGGCCGTGCAGGCGGGCAGCAAGTCCTGGAAGGCGTTCTTCTTCGGCTCGCTGGACGCGGGCAACGCCATCACCGTGGACAAGCCGTCGGCGTTCCTGTGGCCGATGGAGCTGTCGGTCCGGATCTTCGGCCTGAACTCGTGGGCGATCCTGACACCCCAGGTCCTCATGGGCGTCGGCACGGTCGCGGTGGTCCACGCCGGTGTACGCCGCCGGTTCAGCCCGGTCGCGGGTCTGGTCGCGGGTGCGGTGCTCGCGCTCACCCCCGTCGCGGCGCTGATGTTCCGGTTCAACAACCCGGACGCGATGCTGGCCCTCCTGATGGCGCTGGCCTGCTACTTCGTCGTACGGGCCGTGGCGGACGGCCGGACGAAGTGGCTGGTGTGGGCCGGGTCCGTGATCGGCTTCGCGTTCCTCGCCAAGACGCTGCAGGCGTTCCTGATCCTGCCGCCGCTGGCGATCGTGTACGCGGTGTGCGCCCCGGTCCCGGTGAGGAAGCGGTTCGGGCAGCTGGCCGCCGCCACCCTCGCGCTCGTCCTCGCCGGCGGCTGGTGGGTCGCGGTCGTCGAACTGTGGCCGGCCTCCTCGCGCCCCTACATCGGCGGTTCGCAGCACAACAGCTTCCTGGAGCTGACCTTCGGCTACAACGGCCTCGGCCGGATCAACGGCGACGAGACCGGCAGCGTGGGCGGGGGCGGTGGCGCGGGCGGCTCCGGCCGCTGGGGCTCCACCGGCTGGGACCGGATGTTCGGCTCCGAGATCGGCAGCCAGATCTCCTGGCTGCTCCCGGCCGCGCTGGTCCTGCTGGTCGCCGGTCTGGTGGCCACCCGCAAGCTGCAGCGCACATCCGTCACGCGTGCCTCGTTCCTGGTGTGGGGCGGCTCGCTGCTGATCACCATGGTGGTCTTCAGCTACATGGCGGGCATCTTCCACCAGTACTACACCGTGGCCCTCGCCCCCTACCTCGCGGCCGTGATCGGCATGGGCGCCGGACTGCTGTGGGAGAGGCGGCAGGAGCTGTGGGCGTCGATCACGCTCGCCGCCTCCGTGGTCGCCGCGACGGCCTGGGGCTACGTCCTGCTCAACCGCACCTCCACCTACCTCCCCTGGCTCAAGTGGCTGGTCCTGACCGGCGGTCTGGCGGCCGCGCTGGGCCTGGTCTTCGCCGGCCGGATCTCCCGGCAGCCGGCTCTCGGGGCGGCGGCGGTGGGCCTGGTGGCCGCGCTCGCCGGCCCTACGGCGTACACCCTCAGCACGGTGAACTCCGCGCACACCGGCTCCATCCCGACGGCCGGTCCGGCGGGCGCGAGCATGATGGGCTTCGGTGGCGGTCCGGGCGGCGGCAAGGGCGGTGTGCGCGGCGGTTTCGGCGGTGCTGTGCCCGGCCAGAACCAGCAGGGCCAGGGCCGCAAGGGCAACGGCAACGGCTTCCCGGGCGGCGGCTTCGGCGGCGGTGTGCCGGGCGGCCGGAACCAGCGGAACGGCAACGGGAGCACGCAGGGCCAGGGCCAGGGCGGGCAGGGCCGGGGCCGGATGGGCAACGGCTTCCCCGGCGCCGGCCGGACGGGCGAGGGCGGTATGCGCGGCGGCGGTGGCCTCGGCGGTCTGCTGGACGGCGCGAACGTCTCCTCGGCCGCCAAGAAGCTGCTGGAGAAGGACGCCTCGAAGTACACCTGGGCGGCCGCGTCCATCGGTGCGCAGAACGCGGCCAGTTACCAGCTCGCCACCGGCCGGCCGGTGATGGCGATCGGTGGCTTCAACGGCACCGACCCGTCCCCGACGGCGGCCCAGTTCCAGAAGTACGTGGCGGACGGCAAGGTCCACTACTTCATCGCGGGCGGCGGCTTCGGAGCGGGCGGCGCAAGCAGCAGCGACGGCACCGCCTCGCAGATCAGCTCGTGGGTCCAGAAGAACTTCAAGAAGGTGACGGTGGGTTCGGCCACCTTCTACGACCTCACGCGGAAGAAGAGCGGCTGA